One window of the Tachypleus tridentatus isolate NWPU-2018 chromosome 10, ASM421037v1, whole genome shotgun sequence genome contains the following:
- the LOC143230508 gene encoding vacuolar ATPase assembly integral membrane protein VMA21-like: MAKFAKTSPLKALLFYSILMITLPVAAFFCTQALIFQLFGIPPGEGYLYATAVSVIVIHVILGLFVYEAFTEDDRTSVVIQKED; this comes from the coding sequence ATGGCAAAATTTGCCAAAACCAGTCCACTGAAAGCTCTGCTCTTCTATAGCATCTTGATGATCACCTTACCAGTTGCAGCTTTCTTCTGCACACAGGCTTTAATATTCCAACTGTTTGGAATTCCTCCAGGTGAAGGGTATCTATATGCCACAGCTGTGAGTGTCATTGTTATCCATGTCATTCTAGGCCTTTTTGTGTATGAAGCATTTACTGAAGATGATAGGACTTCAGTAGTAATTCAGAAAGAAGATTAA